One Algibacter sp. L3A6 genomic region harbors:
- a CDS encoding heavy metal translocating P-type ATPase, whose protein sequence is MKKKKLNLKDLNPNSEKEHSHDDGHNHGSKPNNFKAYIPAIVSFIMLIVGIALDYFDVAFFKDWIRIIWYSIAYLPVGFPVVKEGWESIKKGDVFTEFFLMSIATIGAFIIGEYPEGVAVMLFYAVGELFQNAAVNRAKSNIKALLDVRPNEALVYRNNEYISVNPETVEIGEKVQVRVGEKVPLDGKLLSAKGSFNTAALTGESKPDTIAKGEKVFAGSINMDGVIEIETTKEFKDSSIARILDMVQNATARKSKTELFIRKFARIYTPIVVFLAIGVTLIPYFFVDDYVFRDWLYRALIFLVISCPCALVISIPLGYFGGLGAASKNGILFKGASFLDAMTKINTLVMDKTGTVTKGVFKIKEVKAIGWEETEFMKYLMALEEQSTHPIAKAIWEYKAEGADFDAKEVSEIAGKGLKGIVNGKTVLVGNKALMTANNIEVLNETENIVESIVLVAIDKKFAGYVVIADELKEDAKETIIALHKVGIKNIMMLSGDKNSITQKVASELNIEIAKGGLLPEDKLNEVEILKKNPENKIAFIGDGINDAPVLAASDVGIAMGGLGSDVAIETADVIIQTDQPSKVVRAIQIGRSTRKIVWQNIGLAFGVKVIVLILGAGGLATMWEAVFADVGVALLAILNAVRLQKMKWD, encoded by the coding sequence ATGAAAAAGAAAAAACTTAATTTAAAAGACCTAAATCCAAATTCTGAAAAAGAACACAGTCACGATGATGGTCATAATCACGGAAGTAAACCGAATAATTTTAAGGCATATATTCCAGCAATAGTAAGCTTCATAATGCTTATTGTTGGTATTGCTTTAGATTACTTTGATGTTGCATTTTTTAAAGATTGGATTCGCATTATTTGGTATAGCATCGCTTATTTACCAGTTGGATTTCCTGTTGTAAAAGAAGGTTGGGAAAGTATAAAAAAAGGCGATGTTTTTACAGAGTTCTTTTTAATGTCTATAGCTACTATCGGCGCATTCATTATTGGCGAATATCCCGAGGGTGTTGCAGTTATGTTATTTTATGCAGTTGGCGAATTGTTTCAAAATGCAGCAGTCAACAGAGCGAAATCTAATATCAAAGCATTGCTCGATGTAAGACCGAACGAAGCTTTGGTGTATCGAAACAACGAGTATATTTCCGTAAATCCTGAAACTGTTGAAATAGGCGAAAAAGTACAGGTGCGTGTAGGCGAAAAAGTACCGTTGGATGGTAAGTTATTGTCAGCAAAAGGCTCGTTCAACACAGCAGCATTAACTGGCGAAAGTAAACCAGATACTATTGCAAAAGGCGAAAAAGTATTTGCTGGTAGTATTAATATGGATGGTGTAATTGAAATTGAAACAACTAAAGAATTTAAAGATAGTTCGATTGCCAGAATTCTTGATATGGTGCAAAATGCAACCGCACGGAAATCAAAAACCGAATTGTTTATTAGAAAATTTGCGCGTATTTATACACCAATCGTTGTGTTTTTAGCCATTGGAGTAACATTAATACCCTACTTTTTTGTAGATGATTATGTGTTTAGAGATTGGTTATATCGTGCCTTGATATTTTTGGTTATATCGTGTCCTTGTGCATTAGTTATCTCAATACCGTTGGGTTATTTCGGTGGCTTGGGAGCAGCTTCAAAGAATGGAATTTTATTTAAAGGAGCTTCTTTTCTCGATGCAATGACCAAAATTAATACATTGGTAATGGACAAAACTGGAACAGTTACCAAAGGTGTTTTCAAAATTAAGGAAGTAAAAGCAATTGGTTGGGAAGAAACCGAATTTATGAAATACTTGATGGCATTGGAGGAACAATCCACGCATCCAATAGCAAAAGCAATTTGGGAATACAAAGCAGAAGGAGCAGATTTTGATGCTAAAGAAGTTTCAGAAATTGCTGGAAAAGGTTTGAAAGGGATTGTAAACGGTAAAACGGTTTTAGTTGGAAATAAAGCTTTAATGACTGCTAATAATATCGAAGTTCTTAATGAAACCGAAAACATAGTAGAATCTATTGTATTGGTAGCAATCGATAAGAAGTTTGCTGGTTATGTTGTCATTGCAGACGAATTAAAGGAGGATGCAAAAGAAACCATTATTGCATTGCATAAAGTAGGAATTAAAAATATAATGATGCTTTCTGGCGATAAGAATTCTATCACTCAAAAAGTAGCTTCCGAATTAAATATTGAAATAGCAAAAGGCGGATTATTGCCCGAAGACAAACTGAATGAAGTTGAAATTTTAAAGAAGAATCCAGAAAACAAAATCGCTTTTATTGGCGACGGAATAAATGATGCGCCAGTATTGGCCGCAAGCGATGTTGGAATTGCGATGGGTGGTTTGGGTAGCGATGTTGCGATTGAAACCGCAGATGTTATTATTCAAACCGACCAACCATCAAAAGTCGTCAGAGCGATACAAATAGGTCGTTCCACCCGAAAAATTGTTTGGCAGAACATTGGTTTGGCATTCGGAGTAAAAGTGATTGTTCTAATTTTAGGAGCAGGTGGTTTGGCAACAATGTGGGAAGCTGTTTTTGCAGATGTTGGTGTTGCATTGTTGGCAATCTTAAACGCAGTACGATTACAGAAAATGAAATGGGATTGA
- a CDS encoding SOS response-associated peptidase: protein MCFHTSQTKKVLELENRYDVSLSDSYAREAYDIPRYHLNGFTHPHMLIIPQEKSSVLAHALWGIVPQNKDSEEISDYYKEAVRFGGGLNAQSEKLQEHFIYKKSVKSRRCIIPVTGFFEPHEYEGKKYPYFIKDKNDDVLSLAGIYTIINQVVTFTILTKPASPLFSKIHNKKNRQPVILDKDFEQNWLRADLNEGGINELINLNYNENELKAYTVSRDLFSPLINSDSPSIMEEVKYEGVSIN from the coding sequence ATGTGTTTTCACACCTCACAAACTAAAAAAGTCTTAGAACTTGAAAATAGATATGATGTTTCTCTTTCCGATTCCTATGCCCGAGAAGCTTATGATATACCGAGATATCATTTAAATGGTTTTACTCATCCTCATATGCTTATCATTCCACAAGAAAAATCATCTGTATTAGCACATGCTTTATGGGGTATCGTTCCACAAAACAAGGATTCTGAAGAAATATCAGATTATTACAAAGAAGCTGTTAGATTTGGCGGAGGTTTAAATGCGCAATCAGAAAAACTACAGGAACATTTTATTTATAAAAAATCAGTAAAAAGTAGGAGATGTATAATTCCTGTTACGGGTTTTTTTGAGCCGCATGAATATGAAGGTAAAAAATATCCATATTTCATTAAGGATAAAAATGATGATGTGTTGTCATTAGCGGGTATTTATACAATAATAAATCAGGTTGTAACTTTTACTATACTAACTAAACCAGCATCACCATTGTTTTCGAAAATTCATAATAAGAAAAACAGACAACCAGTAATCTTGGATAAAGATTTTGAACAAAACTGGTTAAGAGCTGATTTGAACGAGGGGGGAATAAATGAGTTGATAAACCTGAATTATAATGAGAATGAATTAAAGGCATATACTGTAAGTCGAGATTTATTTAGCCCTTTAATTAATAGTGACTCACCTTCAATTATGGAAGAGGTAAAGTATGAAGGTGTTTCGATTAATTAG
- a CDS encoding Y-family DNA polymerase encodes MFALVDCNNFYASCERVFNPNLNGKPVVVLSNNDGCVIARSNEAKELGIPMGAPAFEYKTTFDKFKINVFSSNYALYGDMSSRIMTLLSGFTPEIEIYSIDEAFLKFEGFKYHNLLDLGSQMRDQVTKGTGVPISIGFAPTKALSKVANKIAKKYASRTESVYVIDSDEIRIKALKWLPIEDVWGIGRKHAKRLKEIRIKNAYQFTELSDDWVRKNMSIVGLRLKKELEGVPTLDLESVVDKKMIATTRSFERMLTSYNDVKERTSTFAVSCAEKLRNQGSHCNAVMVFLHTNGFRKDLPQYGRNIIIKSPFPTNSSIDIIKLVNTALEGIYQEGYHYKKAGVVVMDLTPIDQKQLTLFNSENTKHDPIMSVVDRLNKSYGNNKVKFASQSMGRQWKMKQEHLSPRYSTNINEIISIKA; translated from the coding sequence ATGTTTGCACTTGTAGATTGTAATAACTTTTACGCTTCTTGTGAGCGTGTTTTTAATCCTAATTTGAATGGTAAGCCCGTTGTAGTGTTGTCTAACAATGATGGTTGTGTAATAGCACGTTCAAATGAAGCAAAGGAATTAGGTATTCCTATGGGAGCACCTGCTTTCGAATACAAAACTACTTTTGATAAATTTAAGATTAACGTATTTTCATCTAACTACGCTTTGTATGGAGATATGAGTAGTCGTATTATGACTTTACTTTCAGGTTTTACACCAGAAATAGAAATATATAGCATTGATGAAGCTTTTTTGAAGTTCGAAGGGTTCAAATATCATAATCTATTGGATTTAGGGAGTCAAATGCGAGATCAAGTAACAAAAGGTACAGGTGTGCCTATAAGTATTGGTTTTGCTCCAACAAAAGCTTTATCTAAGGTTGCAAATAAAATAGCGAAGAAGTATGCAAGTCGAACTGAAAGTGTTTACGTTATAGATAGTGATGAAATTAGGATTAAGGCTTTAAAGTGGTTGCCAATTGAAGATGTCTGGGGGATAGGAAGAAAACATGCAAAACGATTAAAAGAAATTAGAATAAAAAATGCCTATCAGTTTACAGAGTTGTCAGATGATTGGGTACGTAAAAATATGTCTATTGTGGGGCTCAGGCTCAAGAAAGAATTAGAAGGCGTGCCAACTTTAGATTTAGAATCAGTTGTAGATAAAAAGATGATTGCAACTACAAGATCATTTGAAAGAATGCTTACGAGCTATAATGATGTTAAAGAGCGAACATCGACATTTGCTGTCTCCTGTGCCGAAAAATTAAGAAATCAAGGTTCTCATTGTAATGCAGTCATGGTTTTTTTGCATACCAATGGTTTTCGAAAAGATTTACCACAATATGGAAGAAATATCATTATTAAATCTCCTTTTCCTACTAATTCAAGTATTGATATTATAAAGCTCGTGAATACGGCTTTAGAAGGCATTTATCAAGAAGGTTATCACTACAAAAAAGCAGGAGTTGTTGTCATGGATTTAACACCAATAGATCAAAAACAACTAACATTGTTTAATTCTGAAAACACTAAACATGATCCCATAATGAGTGTTGTAGATAGATTGAACAAGTCTTACGGAAACAATAAGGTGAAATTTGCTTCGCAATCTATGGGGAGACAATGGAAAATGAAACAAGAACATTTATCTCCTAGATACTCTACGAATATTAATGAAATTATATCTATTAAAGCGTAA
- a CDS encoding LexA family protein — protein sequence MQLRQLYKTPNLTFYKADVSTSVQLPFVVEGISAGFPSPADDFLDINIDLNKHLIKNPSTTFYGKVKGDSMIDAGIHNGDLLIIDKSLEPKNNKIAVCFIDGEFTVKRIKIEKDIVWLIAENEQYKPIKVTKDNDFVIWGIVINVVKYL from the coding sequence ATGCAATTAAGACAATTATATAAAACTCCCAATTTAACTTTTTATAAAGCCGATGTTAGTACCTCAGTACAACTCCCTTTTGTTGTCGAAGGTATTAGTGCAGGTTTTCCATCCCCAGCAGATGATTTTTTAGATATAAACATAGATTTGAACAAGCATCTTATAAAAAATCCAAGCACTACTTTTTATGGAAAAGTAAAGGGCGATTCAATGATTGATGCTGGTATTCATAATGGAGATTTATTAATTATTGACAAAAGCTTAGAGCCTAAAAATAATAAGATTGCAGTTTGCTTTATAGACGGTGAATTTACAGTGAAAAGAATAAAAATAGAGAAAGATATCGTTTGGTTAATTGCGGAGAACGAACAATATAAGCCGATAAAAGTTACTAAAGATAATGATTTTGTAATCTGGGGAATTGTTATTAACGTAGTTAAATATCTTTAA
- a CDS encoding endonuclease, with amino-acid sequence MNHLPFRKCLLLVIAYPCILFSQTPAYYSGIDFSRSSENLKTQLTALITNTHSVLLPYTSSSLNTWDVLVESDLESQFSDEVLLIYGYDNTDLLTSNDYSRNKDLSCHSSSCLGLWNREHVFSKSLADPSLVDSYPSAGTDVHNLRACDSQMNSSRNNRIFQDGTGNSHITSLGNFFPGNEWKGDVARIIMYMFTRYPEQCEAKNIGFGDLDETSTMPAVFLAWNAQDPVSQYERDRNESIYSVQGNRNPYIDNPYLATLIWGGELAEDTWGTLGLKGELMESFAIYPTYTKDYVYIDQIGNYSKYNFVIINALGQRVMSSKLEHMIDVSSLDAGVYIMKVQGCKSVITQRIIKS; translated from the coding sequence ATGAATCATTTACCTTTTAGAAAGTGCTTATTATTAGTAATAGCATACCCATGTATTCTTTTTTCTCAAACACCTGCATACTATTCAGGTATTGATTTCTCAAGATCAAGCGAAAATTTAAAAACACAACTCACAGCGTTGATTACTAATACACATTCAGTCCTTCTACCATACACATCAAGCTCCCTAAATACTTGGGATGTTTTAGTGGAATCTGATTTGGAGAGCCAGTTTAGTGATGAAGTCCTGTTGATATATGGTTACGACAATACAGATTTATTAACTAGCAATGATTATTCTCGTAATAAAGATTTATCATGTCATTCATCATCATGTTTAGGCTTATGGAATCGTGAACATGTTTTCTCTAAATCATTAGCAGATCCTAGTTTAGTAGATTCTTATCCTAGTGCTGGTACTGATGTTCATAATTTGAGAGCTTGTGATAGTCAAATGAATAGTTCTAGAAATAATCGAATTTTTCAAGACGGCACAGGAAATTCTCACATAACCTCCTTAGGTAATTTTTTTCCAGGAAACGAATGGAAAGGTGATGTTGCACGTATCATTATGTACATGTTTACACGATACCCTGAACAATGTGAAGCAAAAAATATTGGTTTTGGTGATTTAGATGAGACCTCTACTATGCCTGCTGTTTTTTTAGCTTGGAATGCTCAAGATCCAGTTTCTCAATATGAAAGAGATAGAAATGAGTCTATTTACTCAGTTCAAGGTAATAGAAATCCGTATATCGACAATCCATATTTGGCAACATTAATTTGGGGAGGTGAATTAGCTGAGGATACATGGGGAACATTAGGTTTAAAAGGTGAATTGATGGAGTCTTTTGCAATATATCCCACATATACTAAAGATTATGTTTACATCGATCAAATCGGTAATTATAGCAAATATAATTTTGTAATTATTAATGCATTAGGTCAAAGGGTCATGTCTTCAAAATTGGAACATATGATTGATGTTTCCAGCCTTGATGCTGGTGTTTATATTATGAAAGTACAAGGGTGTAAGTCGGTTATCACACAAAGAATAATTAAATCTTAA
- a CDS encoding primase-helicase family protein, producing the protein MLYIRIGTDYYKKGEVPLHSGDTIKTLLKWRKSEIITDEGKDYLDKIKKYDGFCLIPSHNKYEQIINNFYNKYEPLDHNMLKGSFPSIINFLKHIFGEQYELGLDYLTILWNFPTQILPILCLVSDERKTGKTTFLNFLKLIFQGNMTINKNEDFRSRFNSDWSSKLIIAVDEVLLDKKEDSERIKNLSTSQSNKMESKGVDKVESYFFGKFILCSNNEDSFIQIDSKEIRYWVLKIPKLKNDNEDPDLLLLLKKELPYFMFYLNIRKINTPKKTRMWFCKNDIYTNALGNLVKGNKSYLHKEIEEILIDDFIKFEQSILKYSLGDLNEILSKNNVRSSNAKISEVLKSHFKLESKNGSYSKCILNLNGKGEYIVSHTRHKGRYFTFEKEDFIS; encoded by the coding sequence ATGTTATATATAAGAATAGGAACGGACTATTATAAAAAAGGGGAAGTGCCACTTCATAGTGGTGATACTATCAAAACTTTATTAAAATGGAGGAAAAGTGAAATAATTACTGATGAAGGAAAAGATTATTTAGATAAAATAAAGAAATATGATGGGTTTTGTTTAATCCCTTCTCATAATAAGTATGAGCAAATTATTAATAATTTTTATAATAAATATGAACCATTAGACCATAATATGCTTAAAGGTAGTTTTCCTTCAATAATAAATTTTCTCAAGCATATTTTTGGTGAGCAATATGAGTTAGGATTAGATTATCTAACAATATTGTGGAATTTCCCAACTCAAATCTTACCTATTTTATGTTTAGTTAGTGATGAGCGAAAAACAGGTAAAACCACATTTTTGAATTTTTTGAAATTGATTTTTCAAGGAAATATGACAATTAATAAAAATGAAGACTTTAGAAGTCGTTTTAATTCCGACTGGTCATCTAAGTTAATAATAGCTGTAGATGAAGTTTTATTGGATAAGAAGGAAGATAGTGAGCGTATTAAAAATTTATCGACATCACAAAGTAATAAAATGGAATCTAAGGGGGTAGATAAAGTAGAATCATATTTTTTCGGAAAGTTTATTTTATGCTCAAACAATGAGGACAGTTTTATACAAATTGATAGTAAAGAAATTAGATATTGGGTTCTTAAAATTCCTAAATTAAAAAATGATAATGAAGACCCTGATTTACTATTACTCTTAAAAAAAGAACTCCCTTATTTTATGTTTTATTTAAATATCAGAAAAATAAATACACCAAAAAAAACGAGAATGTGGTTTTGTAAAAATGATATTTATACAAACGCTTTGGGTAATTTAGTCAAAGGGAACAAATCATATTTACATAAAGAAATCGAAGAGATTTTAATAGATGATTTCATAAAGTTTGAACAAAGTATTTTAAAGTATTCTTTAGGAGATTTAAACGAAATATTGTCTAAAAATAATGTGAGATCATCTAATGCAAAGATCTCGGAGGTATTAAAGTCTCATTTTAAACTAGAAAGTAAAAATGGGAGCTATTCAAAGTGTATTCTTAACCTAAATGGTAAAGGAGAGTATATTGTTTCTCATACTCGTCATAAAGGCAGGTATTTTACTTTCGAAAAAGAAGACTTCATTTCATAG
- a CDS encoding helix-turn-helix domain-containing protein — translation MSAVILTTEQFKELVNRLDSLNSKLEKNSTEVKETFLDNQDFIQLMNISKRTAQTWRDEGIVSFSQIGSKIYYKMKDVEVLLNKNYNKAFSNRKRN, via the coding sequence ATGAGCGCAGTAATTTTAACAACAGAACAGTTTAAAGAATTAGTAAATCGTTTAGATTCCCTAAACAGTAAATTAGAAAAAAACTCTACAGAGGTCAAAGAAACCTTCCTCGACAATCAAGATTTCATTCAATTAATGAACATAAGCAAACGTACCGCTCAAACATGGAGAGACGAGGGTATTGTGTCATTTTCCCAAATAGGTAGTAAAATCTATTATAAAATGAAGGATGTTGAAGTTTTATTAAATAAAAACTACAACAAAGCATTTTCTAACAGAAAAAGAAACTAA
- a CDS encoding site-specific integrase, which translates to MASIKVILRINKIDKSGKSPLYLRVIKDRKTKFISLSLKISENEWDSDKQIVKKNHSNSTRLNKYISQKIADAQGQIADLETKNLSASARRLKEAIKGKPNVNFFEYSYDRCEKQKHTLALSTYNNYKNYLKKFENYIGNKDITFDDITVTTLKNYAGYCSTTLGNNNTTINFSLKILGLMFKEAQREDLVPLSHFPFSKFSVKKSKSTKRFLSAKQLEAFMKLDVSGKSKAEVIKDMFIFSVFSGGLRFGDIIELKWENYDSKEHKITKVIRKTNRQHSVRIGKVAIDILKKYKKSNSIDSDIIFPFTNIDKEYFTNREQRSKVVRKAIALSCMHLTKMGKRLELPFSLTFHISRHTFATRALNNGMRIEHVSKLMDHSDIGITQVYAKIISSELDNAVDKYIN; encoded by the coding sequence ATGGCTTCTATTAAAGTAATATTAAGAATAAATAAAATTGACAAATCAGGAAAATCTCCCTTATACCTTAGGGTTATAAAAGACAGAAAGACAAAATTTATTTCTTTAAGTTTAAAAATAAGTGAAAACGAATGGGATAGTGATAAGCAAATAGTTAAGAAAAACCATAGTAATTCAACTCGCTTAAATAAGTATATATCACAAAAAATTGCTGATGCTCAGGGTCAAATTGCTGATTTAGAAACTAAAAATTTATCAGCATCAGCAAGAAGATTGAAAGAAGCTATAAAAGGGAAGCCAAATGTAAATTTCTTTGAGTATTCTTATGATAGATGCGAAAAACAAAAACACACGTTGGCTTTGTCAACCTATAACAACTATAAAAACTATCTAAAAAAGTTTGAAAACTATATAGGGAATAAAGACATAACTTTTGATGATATTACAGTCACTACTTTAAAAAACTATGCAGGATATTGCAGTACAACTTTAGGTAATAACAATACAACTATTAATTTTTCATTAAAGATTCTCGGTCTTATGTTCAAAGAGGCTCAAAGAGAAGATTTAGTGCCTTTGAGCCATTTTCCTTTTAGTAAGTTTAGTGTAAAAAAATCAAAGAGTACGAAACGATTTTTATCAGCTAAACAACTAGAGGCATTTATGAAATTAGATGTTTCAGGTAAATCAAAAGCAGAAGTTATAAAAGATATGTTTATTTTTTCAGTTTTTTCAGGAGGATTACGGTTTGGTGACATTATAGAATTGAAATGGGAAAATTATGACTCAAAAGAGCATAAAATTACTAAGGTAATTCGTAAAACAAATAGGCAGCATAGTGTAAGAATTGGAAAAGTAGCAATTGATATTTTAAAGAAATACAAAAAATCAAATTCCATAGATAGTGATATAATTTTTCCATTTACAAATATTGATAAAGAGTATTTTACTAATCGAGAACAACGCTCTAAAGTTGTTAGGAAAGCTATTGCTTTAAGCTGTATGCATTTAACAAAAATGGGTAAGCGCTTGGAGTTGCCTTTTTCTTTGACATTTCATATCAGTAGGCATACTTTCGCTACTAGAGCATTAAATAATGGAATGAGAATCGAACATGTTTCCAAACTAATGGATCATTCTGATATTGGAATAACCCAAGTTTATGCAAAGATTATAAGTAGCGAATTAGATAATGCCGTGGATAAGTACATTAATTAA
- a CDS encoding IS110 family transposase, translated as MNKDIKYFGIDISYLVFDVTDSDGNYYQFKNKVSGFKAFRKLLNSESHCVMEATGYYHYQLAYYLFEEGLNVSVENPLSVKRFIQMRLSKIKTDKSDSKLICSYAEQVELKLWKGSSKEVQECLQITRTLSVYTKQRTMIKNKLHGESVLGEPSKAIVRSLKRSLKHLDKEMSSLEELLLVLVKEAHKDLFTRIKTIPGIGKKTSIMLIVLTGGFERFSSAAELCSYAGLTPVIRQSGSSIKGRPRISKMGNQKLRNLLFMCSFTACKYNKACRDIYERLVAKGKRKKLALIAVCNKLLKQAFAIAKSGLIFDKEYKSTLVKN; from the coding sequence ATGAATAAAGATATTAAATATTTTGGTATTGACATTAGTTATTTAGTTTTTGATGTCACAGATTCAGATGGTAATTATTATCAGTTTAAAAACAAGGTTTCAGGCTTTAAAGCATTTAGAAAACTTTTAAATTCTGAGAGTCATTGTGTGATGGAAGCTACAGGTTACTATCATTATCAGTTGGCTTATTATTTGTTTGAAGAAGGTCTAAATGTTTCAGTAGAAAACCCATTGTCTGTAAAACGATTTATCCAGATGAGGCTATCCAAGATTAAGACCGATAAGAGTGATTCAAAACTTATATGTTCTTATGCTGAGCAAGTAGAGTTAAAGCTTTGGAAAGGTAGTTCCAAGGAAGTACAGGAGTGTCTTCAAATTACCAGAACCCTTTCTGTGTACACAAAACAGCGTACAATGATAAAGAATAAACTTCATGGTGAATCTGTTTTAGGGGAACCAAGTAAAGCCATTGTAAGATCCTTAAAACGTAGTTTAAAACATTTAGATAAAGAGATGTCCAGCTTAGAAGAGTTATTGCTAGTTTTAGTAAAAGAGGCTCATAAAGATTTATTTACTCGAATAAAAACCATACCAGGAATCGGAAAAAAAACATCTATTATGTTAATCGTTTTAACAGGTGGTTTTGAACGCTTTTCGAGTGCAGCAGAATTATGTAGTTACGCAGGATTAACTCCAGTGATTAGGCAAAGTGGAAGTAGTATAAAAGGACGACCACGAATTAGTAAAATGGGCAATCAAAAACTCAGGAATTTATTATTTATGTGCAGTTTTACAGCTTGTAAATACAACAAAGCATGCAGGGATATTTATGAACGATTAGTAGCAAAAGGAAAGCGTAAAAAATTAGCATTAATAGCGGTATGTAATAAGCTACTAAAACAAGCTTTTGCTATTGCAAAATCGGGTTTAATATTTGACAAGGAATATAAAAGTACGCTAGTGAAAAATTAA
- a CDS encoding GLPGLI family protein: protein MKIIIFLTYSLILTSAQAQVNKKGLINYGHKQSMGMGAPIGVDYNSMLVFDNIQSTYFFAKDSLEGGSIRTSVIIKNEDRTIVVPKNTSKIGFIYNLNTSKDSLKSRDIGFKYVKEKIPKINWTISNKFKSIGGYKCQKAEGNFRGRNYTTWFAIEIPLPFGPWKLNGLPGLILEAYDTKKEVYFYFKSIKYPNYDIKNIIIPKPDIENKKWIPLAEYENFLISSYNRAIQNSRMVIEQAGIYSQEDKRKMKDSYIEDFEN, encoded by the coding sequence ATGAAAATAATAATCTTCTTAACTTATTCATTAATATTAACTAGTGCCCAAGCTCAAGTTAATAAGAAAGGACTAATCAACTATGGACATAAACAAAGTATGGGCATGGGAGCACCTATAGGTGTTGACTATAATTCTATGTTGGTATTTGACAATATCCAATCTACCTATTTTTTTGCAAAAGATTCTTTAGAAGGAGGCTCGATAAGAACAAGTGTAATTATAAAGAATGAAGATAGAACAATTGTTGTCCCCAAAAACACCTCAAAAATTGGATTTATATATAACTTAAACACAAGTAAAGATTCGCTTAAAAGTAGAGATATAGGATTTAAATATGTTAAAGAAAAAATACCAAAAATAAATTGGACAATATCAAATAAATTTAAATCTATAGGAGGGTATAAATGTCAGAAAGCAGAAGGAAATTTTAGAGGCAGGAATTATACTACATGGTTTGCGATAGAAATTCCATTACCTTTCGGTCCATGGAAATTAAACGGTCTGCCTGGTTTAATTTTAGAGGCTTATGACACAAAAAAAGAAGTGTATTTTTATTTCAAATCAATTAAATACCCAAATTATGATATTAAAAACATCATAATTCCAAAACCCGATATCGAAAATAAAAAATGGATACCTCTTGCAGAGTATGAAAACTTTTTAATTAGTTCGTATAATAGAGCAATTCAAAACAGTCGTATGGTAATTGAGCAAGCTGGTATTTATTCACAAGAAGATAAAAGAAAAATGAAAGATAGTTATATTGAGGATTTTGAAAATTAA